A section of the Kribbella sp. HUAS MG21 genome encodes:
- a CDS encoding MoxR family ATPase — MSATIPPGEAYRLVADNLGKVIHGKPEVIRLALTALFAEGHLLIEDVPGLGKTTLARCIARSIDASWNRIQFTPDLLPGDITGVMVYHQGTETFEFHPGGIFANVVVADEINRGTPKTQSALLEVMAERRVTVDSNTRAVPDPFLVIGTQNPIELEGTYRLPEAQLDRFLMRIEVGYPDHDAEVRIVLGDTGRVGPDSLSPVIDVPALRNAIAAVRSAHVDPAISSYAVKLAAATREHTAVRYGASPRGSIALVRAARAFAATDGRAFTTPDDVKQVAQPVLAHRLVLTPDAELSQRPPSSVVDEVLAAVPAPTAGATAS; from the coding sequence ATGAGCGCTACGATTCCACCGGGTGAGGCCTACCGGTTGGTGGCCGACAACCTGGGCAAGGTGATCCACGGCAAGCCGGAGGTGATCCGGCTGGCGCTGACCGCGCTGTTCGCCGAGGGCCACCTGCTGATCGAGGACGTGCCCGGGCTCGGCAAGACCACCCTGGCCCGGTGCATCGCGCGCAGCATCGACGCGAGCTGGAACCGGATCCAGTTCACCCCGGACCTGCTCCCCGGCGACATCACCGGCGTGATGGTGTACCACCAGGGCACCGAGACCTTCGAGTTCCACCCGGGCGGCATCTTCGCGAACGTGGTGGTCGCCGACGAGATCAACCGCGGTACGCCGAAGACCCAGTCCGCGCTGCTCGAGGTGATGGCCGAGCGCCGCGTCACCGTCGACTCGAACACCCGCGCCGTACCGGACCCGTTCCTGGTCATCGGCACCCAGAACCCGATCGAGTTGGAGGGCACCTACCGGTTGCCCGAGGCCCAGCTCGACCGGTTCCTGATGCGGATCGAGGTCGGCTATCCGGACCACGACGCCGAGGTCCGGATCGTGCTCGGTGACACCGGCCGGGTCGGGCCCGACTCGCTCAGCCCGGTGATCGACGTCCCCGCGCTGCGGAACGCGATCGCCGCCGTCCGGTCGGCGCACGTCGACCCGGCGATCAGTTCGTACGCCGTGAAGCTCGCGGCGGCGACCCGCGAGCACACCGCGGTCCGGTACGGCGCCAGCCCGCGCGGCAGCATCGCGCTGGTGCGGGCGGCGCGCGCGTTCGCGGCCACCGACGGCCGCGCGTTCACGACGCCGGACGACGTCAAGCAGGTCGCGCAGCCGGTGCTCGCCCACCGGCTGGTGCTGACACCGGACGCGGAGCTGAGTCAGCGGCCGCCGTCGTCGGTGGTCGACGAGGTGCTGGCCGCCGTACCGGCGCCGACGGCCGGCGCGACCGCGAGCTGA
- a CDS encoding HAMP domain-containing sensor histidine kinase, with protein sequence MRGPAADRLRRLRWRLTVLFTVTNTVALIVLAPVIVILDAQRRADRIDHDLSVVTQSVKRLLDYRNDALVTARVPADPLTSGCPDFAVLPGKPSDFPPTRSSGGCTRVDDQLLADLAAEAVRNGSPSSVDRRAVNGHQLRVAVEPFQDSNGRYFGAVLAWQDTQKQQEQNRRLTIAVVVVCAILIGAAALVSYWLSGRAIRPAMAALEQQETLLAETAHDLRTPVAALRALAETAARDPEQRAELLPRTVRLAGRMGDIIDGLLVRARLAAGVEHLAMQPVWLDQLVAGVVEDMPTEGARFSLVTAPTMVRADPTLLQRAIGNVLGNAMRHGRAPGADQAIVTVTVADGRVTVADQGPGIDPAVGADLFEAYTTGGGSTGAGSTGLGLSIVRWVVLAHGGDLKVYNADEGGAIFEIQLPTVQ encoded by the coding sequence ATGCGGGGACCGGCGGCCGATCGGCTGCGCCGGTTGCGCTGGCGGCTGACCGTGCTGTTCACCGTCACGAACACGGTCGCCCTGATCGTGCTCGCGCCGGTGATCGTCATCCTCGACGCGCAACGCCGCGCCGACCGGATCGACCACGACCTCAGCGTGGTGACCCAGTCGGTGAAGCGGTTGCTCGACTACCGGAACGACGCGTTGGTCACGGCCCGGGTCCCGGCCGACCCGCTGACGTCCGGGTGCCCCGACTTCGCCGTCCTGCCGGGGAAACCGAGCGACTTCCCTCCGACCCGCAGCTCCGGTGGCTGCACCAGGGTGGACGACCAGCTCCTCGCGGACCTCGCCGCGGAGGCGGTGCGGAACGGCAGCCCGTCGTCCGTGGACCGGAGGGCCGTGAACGGGCACCAGCTGCGGGTCGCGGTCGAGCCGTTCCAGGACTCCAACGGCCGGTACTTCGGCGCCGTACTCGCCTGGCAGGACACCCAGAAGCAGCAGGAGCAGAACCGGCGGCTGACGATCGCCGTAGTGGTCGTGTGCGCGATCCTGATCGGCGCGGCGGCGCTGGTCAGCTACTGGTTGTCGGGCCGGGCGATCCGACCCGCGATGGCCGCGCTCGAGCAGCAGGAGACGCTGCTGGCCGAGACCGCGCACGACCTGCGGACGCCGGTCGCCGCGCTCCGCGCACTCGCGGAAACCGCGGCCCGGGATCCCGAGCAGCGGGCGGAGCTCCTGCCCCGGACGGTCCGGCTGGCGGGGCGGATGGGCGACATCATCGACGGGCTGCTCGTCCGCGCCCGGCTGGCCGCCGGTGTGGAACACCTTGCGATGCAGCCGGTCTGGCTCGACCAGCTCGTCGCGGGCGTGGTCGAGGACATGCCGACCGAAGGCGCCCGCTTCTCGCTGGTGACCGCGCCGACGATGGTGCGGGCCGACCCGACATTGCTGCAGCGGGCGATCGGCAACGTGCTGGGCAACGCGATGCGGCACGGGCGGGCACCGGGCGCGGACCAGGCGATCGTCACCGTCACGGTCGCCGACGGGCGGGTCACGGTGGCGGACCAGGGCCCGGGCATCGATCCGGCGGTCGGCGCGGACCTCTTCGAGGCGTACACGACCGGCGGCGGCTCGACCGGCGCTGGCTCGACCGGCCTGGGCCTGTCGATCGTGCGCTGGGTGGTGCTCGCCCACGGCGGTGACCTGAAGGTCTACAACGCCGACGAGGGCGGCGCCATCTTCGAGATCCAGCTCCCTACCGTCCAGTAG
- a CDS encoding response regulator transcription factor yields the protein MRVLVVEDDEELQVAVPAALRSANLAVDLAVDIAAADEALFVNSYDCVVFDRMLPDGDSIEHVRQLRQQGFAVPVLFLTAMGALSDRLDGFESGGDDYLVKPFAVEELIVRVLSLVRRGPTIRPPIIRYADVELDTARRTVHRAGVLLTLRGKEFSVLEYLMSRPEQLVTRAELIEHCWDGDGPMSNVVDVTITRLRNRLRGGPDLIQAVRGQGYRLIAPGGPGGRG from the coding sequence GTGCGCGTACTGGTGGTAGAGGACGACGAGGAGCTTCAGGTGGCCGTCCCGGCGGCGCTCCGCTCCGCCAATCTCGCGGTCGACCTGGCGGTGGACATCGCGGCCGCGGACGAGGCGCTGTTCGTGAACTCCTACGACTGCGTGGTGTTCGACCGGATGCTCCCGGACGGCGACTCGATCGAGCACGTCCGGCAGCTGCGGCAGCAGGGATTCGCGGTTCCGGTACTGTTCCTGACCGCGATGGGCGCGCTGTCGGACCGGCTGGACGGGTTCGAGAGCGGCGGCGACGACTACCTGGTCAAGCCGTTCGCGGTCGAGGAACTGATCGTCCGGGTGCTCAGCCTGGTCCGCAGGGGCCCGACCATCCGCCCACCGATCATCAGGTACGCCGATGTCGAACTCGACACCGCCCGGCGCACGGTGCACCGGGCCGGCGTCCTGCTGACCCTGCGAGGGAAGGAGTTCAGCGTGCTCGAGTACCTGATGTCGCGGCCCGAGCAACTGGTCACCCGGGCCGAGCTGATCGAGCACTGCTGGGACGGCGACGGCCCGATGTCGAACGTCGTCGACGTCACGATCACCCGGCTGCGGAACCGGCTGCGCGGCGGTCCGGACCTGATCCAGGCGGTCCGCGGGCAGGGGTACCGGCTGATCGCGCCCGGCGGCCCGGGCGGCAGGGGATGA
- a CDS encoding AfsR/SARP family transcriptional regulator, which translates to MNGHAAHTPDRLAFRVLGPLEVDGPDGHPLDLCGGKPATVLTLLLLHRNAWVSTEQLVDAVWAGRDVPASAQNNLKTYVWQLRRSLPEERIESRPGAYRVRVLPGELDADVAAALCDEARELLSRKDAAEAVVVVQRALSLWRGAPYDGLTADATSAVDRLTELHRALREDLADAQLLLERPAEAIAVLRALTEEEPLRELAWARLMAAYRQVGRRHDALAAYQRARTALVRDLGIEPGAELTALHQQILSEEAPAVTTRPVTSNLPPRPHGFVGREPELRALRGVTGVVTIDGMPGIGKTAFALEVAASSGFETQQYVDLHRPMSLPSATGLLILDNVTSAEQIGHLLPNDPDALVLVISRRRLAGLDRTAAITLDVLAPDEAARLTDIEQILNCCDGHPGAIRHLVERLRNRQPWTVARMAARLEDPAARYQALAEVLARFDAAYDAMPGPVQRLYRLIGMTPRFDLRQAARLTGTSQADAELMVDQLMDLNLVAEPAPGRFELLPVVRDHAGQLLVAAGPKAELVA; encoded by the coding sequence ATGAACGGTCACGCAGCGCACACACCGGACCGGCTGGCCTTCCGGGTCCTGGGCCCGCTCGAGGTCGACGGCCCGGACGGGCACCCGCTGGACCTCTGCGGCGGCAAGCCCGCGACCGTGCTGACCCTGCTCCTGCTGCACCGCAACGCCTGGGTCAGCACCGAGCAGCTCGTCGACGCGGTCTGGGCGGGCCGGGACGTGCCGGCCTCCGCGCAGAACAACCTGAAGACGTACGTCTGGCAGCTGCGCCGCTCCCTTCCCGAGGAGCGGATCGAGAGCCGGCCGGGCGCGTACCGGGTGCGCGTCCTGCCCGGGGAGCTGGACGCCGACGTCGCCGCGGCGCTGTGCGACGAGGCCCGGGAGCTCCTCAGCCGCAAGGACGCGGCCGAGGCGGTCGTGGTCGTCCAGCGCGCGCTCAGCCTCTGGCGCGGGGCGCCGTACGACGGTCTGACGGCGGACGCGACGTCAGCGGTCGACCGGCTGACGGAACTGCACCGGGCGCTGCGTGAAGACCTCGCGGATGCGCAGCTGCTGCTCGAGCGGCCCGCCGAGGCGATCGCCGTACTGCGGGCGCTCACCGAAGAGGAGCCGCTGCGCGAGCTGGCCTGGGCGCGGCTGATGGCGGCGTACCGCCAGGTGGGACGCCGGCACGACGCGCTGGCGGCGTACCAGCGGGCGCGCACCGCGCTGGTCCGCGATCTCGGGATCGAACCGGGCGCGGAGCTCACCGCACTGCACCAGCAGATCCTCAGCGAGGAGGCGCCGGCCGTGACGACGCGGCCGGTGACCTCGAATCTTCCGCCACGGCCCCACGGGTTCGTCGGCCGCGAGCCGGAGCTGCGCGCTCTCCGCGGCGTCACCGGCGTGGTCACGATCGACGGCATGCCGGGCATCGGGAAGACCGCGTTCGCGCTCGAGGTCGCCGCCTCCTCCGGTTTCGAGACCCAGCAGTACGTCGACCTGCACCGCCCAATGTCCTTGCCGTCAGCAACTGGTCTGCTGATCCTGGACAACGTCACCAGCGCCGAGCAGATCGGGCACCTGCTGCCGAACGACCCGGACGCACTGGTCCTGGTGATCAGCCGGCGCCGGCTCGCGGGTCTCGACCGTACTGCGGCGATCACCCTCGACGTCCTCGCCCCGGACGAGGCCGCGCGGCTCACCGACATCGAGCAGATCCTGAACTGCTGCGACGGCCACCCGGGCGCGATCCGGCACCTGGTCGAGCGACTGCGCAACCGGCAGCCGTGGACCGTCGCCCGGATGGCCGCCCGCCTGGAGGACCCTGCCGCGCGGTACCAGGCGCTGGCCGAGGTGCTGGCCCGCTTCGACGCGGCGTACGACGCGATGCCCGGACCGGTGCAGCGGTTGTACCGGCTGATCGGGATGACCCCGCGCTTCGATCTCCGCCAGGCGGCGCGGCTCACCGGAACCAGCCAGGCCGACGCCGAGCTGATGGTCGATCAGCTCATGGACCTCAACCTGGTCGCCGAGCCCGCACCCGGCCGGTTCGAGCTGCTCCCGGTCGTCCGTGACCATGCCGGTCAGTTGCTGGTTGCCGCCGGGCCGAAAGCGGAGCTGGTCGCATGA
- a CDS encoding fibronectin type III domain-containing protein has translation MREFLRQEAWRSRAALAAVVTVCMVAMTLAVTGAGADTTGMKFLQTGHLIYNSTLGTVFHIDGGTKAVDGQLPVPGLGSGVRTVQTDKQGFMLARGSITEFGKSDLKVEGPVKAPSDEQPAALEAPGAAYAVYREAGAIARLGEDPVTLPGSGALGPPVVTADGTLWVHRLASRELCRLPLTADRLSCPAEVAGGHTGALAVVSDQVVFVDTTARELRVVGADGFGRTVPVPGVAMTPASIVAPYDVNGRIAIVDPERNELRLVDAPMRGDQETAAPVTRKLPPGKYSQIASSGRGLALIDPDSGTLVTLDAEGKERSVTRIPRPSGKAEPDPRDRPTLFRGADKRLYVDSVAGEHSMVVDDDGEVTEVEAVGPSEPEKTERTQPSKPRPTTPPPSIPPSTPRSTPRSTPPSVPPSTPTSRPPRTVERPENTDRPDENERTAPPRTERPRRTTPPPSRPTTTRPTTTRPTTTRPTTTRPTTTRPTTRPTTKPKPPVKASPAAAPPGLRATPGDNKVTLTWRRPNLNGGTFVSYSVSQDSDPETTGSTTYTWDGLENGRSYTFQVRAVTRGSDGELLIGVAATITATPGAGTFSISHGPQADDGPDSNCPEGTEADCHYIMLRVRNFEPNTDYTFRAYSNGKQIHSGYTLTTDDNGDLDQKKFHNSRVGETVYVVASGPGGPYRSNSFVWPAG, from the coding sequence GTGCGCGAGTTCCTCCGCCAGGAGGCGTGGCGTTCCCGGGCCGCGCTGGCCGCCGTGGTGACGGTCTGCATGGTGGCCATGACGCTCGCCGTGACCGGTGCGGGCGCGGACACCACCGGGATGAAGTTCCTGCAAACCGGTCACCTGATCTACAACAGCACGCTCGGCACGGTGTTCCACATCGACGGCGGCACGAAGGCCGTCGACGGCCAACTGCCGGTGCCGGGTCTCGGGTCCGGGGTGCGGACCGTGCAGACCGACAAGCAAGGGTTCATGCTGGCGCGCGGCAGCATCACCGAGTTCGGCAAGTCCGACCTGAAGGTCGAGGGCCCGGTCAAGGCGCCGTCCGACGAGCAGCCGGCCGCGCTCGAGGCGCCGGGGGCCGCGTACGCCGTGTACCGCGAGGCCGGCGCGATCGCCCGGCTCGGCGAGGACCCGGTGACGCTGCCCGGCAGCGGTGCGCTCGGGCCGCCGGTGGTGACCGCGGACGGGACGTTGTGGGTGCATCGGCTGGCCAGTCGTGAGCTGTGCCGGCTGCCGCTGACGGCGGACCGGTTGTCCTGCCCGGCCGAGGTGGCCGGCGGTCACACCGGTGCGCTCGCGGTGGTTTCCGACCAGGTGGTGTTCGTCGACACGACCGCGCGCGAGCTGCGGGTCGTCGGCGCCGACGGCTTCGGCCGGACGGTGCCGGTTCCCGGTGTCGCGATGACGCCGGCGTCGATCGTCGCGCCGTACGACGTGAACGGGCGGATCGCGATCGTGGACCCGGAGCGCAACGAGCTGCGGCTGGTCGACGCGCCGATGCGCGGCGACCAGGAGACGGCGGCGCCGGTGACGCGGAAGCTGCCGCCGGGGAAGTACTCGCAGATCGCTTCCAGCGGGCGCGGGCTGGCGTTGATCGATCCGGACAGCGGCACGCTCGTGACGTTGGATGCCGAGGGCAAGGAACGGTCGGTGACGCGGATCCCGCGGCCGTCCGGCAAGGCCGAGCCCGACCCCCGGGACCGGCCGACGCTGTTCCGCGGCGCGGACAAGCGGCTCTACGTCGACAGCGTGGCCGGCGAGCACTCGATGGTCGTGGACGACGACGGCGAGGTCACCGAGGTCGAGGCGGTCGGCCCGTCGGAACCGGAGAAGACCGAGCGGACCCAGCCTTCGAAGCCGCGACCGACGACGCCGCCACCATCGATCCCGCCGTCGACTCCACGGTCGACTCCACGGTCGACTCCACCGTCGGTCCCGCCTTCCACGCCGACCAGCAGGCCGCCGCGGACCGTGGAGCGGCCGGAGAACACCGACCGGCCGGACGAGAACGAGCGGACGGCGCCGCCGCGCACCGAGCGGCCGCGCCGGACGACCCCACCGCCCTCGAGGCCCACCACCACGCGGCCGACGACCACCAGACCGACGACCACCAGACCGACGACGACCCGGCCCACGACGACCAGGCCCACGACTAGACCGACGACGAAACCGAAGCCGCCGGTGAAGGCGAGTCCGGCCGCGGCTCCGCCCGGTCTGCGCGCGACGCCGGGCGACAACAAGGTCACCCTGACGTGGCGGCGCCCGAACCTGAACGGCGGCACGTTCGTCAGCTACAGCGTCAGCCAGGACAGCGATCCGGAGACGACGGGCTCGACGACGTACACCTGGGACGGGCTGGAGAACGGCAGGTCGTACACCTTCCAGGTCCGGGCGGTGACGCGCGGCTCGGACGGCGAGCTGCTGATCGGTGTGGCCGCGACGATCACCGCGACACCCGGGGCGGGGACGTTCTCGATCAGCCACGGGCCGCAGGCCGACGACGGCCCGGACTCGAACTGCCCCGAGGGCACCGAGGCCGACTGTCACTACATCATGCTGCGCGTCCGGAACTTCGAGCCGAACACCGACTACACCTTCCGCGCCTACTCGAACGGCAAGCAGATCCACAGCGGCTACACGCTGACCACCGACGACAACGGCGACCTGGACCAGAAGAAGTTCCACAACTCCCGCGTCGGCGAAACCGTCTACGTCGTCGCGAGCGGTCCCGGCGGGCCGTACCGGTCGAACTCGTTCGTCTGGCCGGCCGGATGA
- a CDS encoding nucleotidyl transferase AbiEii/AbiGii toxin family protein, translated as MDKFTDHVGPEFRTAFPKWADLNLYLAQRATPEFPLQRARQQLIMGDLLSRMNGMTDDWHVVGSLTLHCRPDPADGWPDGFRPEHSPVDPVYVMPRAAYDLDLYNARLLDAPPDEYEAATVARIQAVAPSRQQRLDGAVGLGGLVRYSSRRIEGGEPGHTVFWVSAQPVDDRRGALGTFGVGSPVEFEVDVKAPRMIKQAGPPERSLRSIVGTELPGVRPIMPYLAPKANQLVDKTVTVAIQPPIVDGQPQPRFKDLWDTHYLLRTCQFERTQVERALAQNWHWEDHDATGLPEPYRLWGDAPLREGEIAVAWEHGVERFRGREPQLQRYPSHEQMTGLLREFADGIRDPSNELWLPSAGWQQSPRQEAVDQLGRAFVPEGAAAGTPLRPSSARRTTAARGAAPDIGR; from the coding sequence ATGGACAAGTTCACCGACCACGTCGGCCCCGAGTTCCGTACGGCGTTCCCGAAGTGGGCCGACCTCAACCTGTACCTGGCCCAGCGGGCGACGCCCGAGTTCCCGCTCCAGCGCGCCCGGCAGCAGCTGATCATGGGCGACCTGTTGAGCCGGATGAACGGCATGACCGACGACTGGCACGTAGTCGGTTCGCTCACCCTCCATTGCCGCCCGGATCCGGCCGACGGCTGGCCGGACGGCTTCCGCCCGGAGCACTCCCCGGTCGACCCGGTGTACGTGATGCCGCGCGCGGCGTACGACCTGGATCTGTACAACGCCCGCCTGCTCGACGCGCCGCCCGACGAGTACGAGGCCGCGACCGTCGCGCGGATCCAGGCGGTCGCGCCGTCGCGGCAGCAGCGCCTGGACGGGGCGGTCGGCCTCGGCGGTCTCGTGCGGTACAGCTCGCGCCGGATCGAGGGCGGCGAGCCGGGGCACACGGTGTTCTGGGTGAGCGCCCAACCGGTCGACGACCGCCGCGGGGCACTCGGCACGTTCGGTGTCGGCAGCCCGGTCGAGTTCGAGGTCGACGTCAAGGCGCCGCGGATGATCAAGCAGGCCGGACCGCCGGAGCGGTCGCTGCGGTCGATCGTCGGGACCGAGCTCCCGGGCGTCCGGCCGATCATGCCGTACCTCGCCCCGAAGGCGAACCAGCTGGTCGACAAGACGGTCACCGTGGCGATCCAGCCGCCGATCGTGGACGGTCAGCCGCAGCCGCGGTTCAAGGACCTGTGGGACACGCACTACCTGCTGCGGACCTGCCAGTTCGAGCGGACGCAGGTCGAGCGGGCGCTGGCGCAGAACTGGCACTGGGAGGATCACGACGCGACCGGGCTGCCGGAGCCGTACCGGCTGTGGGGCGACGCCCCACTGCGGGAGGGCGAGATCGCGGTGGCCTGGGAGCACGGTGTGGAGCGCTTTCGCGGCCGGGAGCCGCAGCTGCAGCGCTACCCGTCGCACGAGCAGATGACCGGGCTGCTGCGGGAGTTCGCGGACGGGATCCGCGATCCGTCCAACGAGCTGTGGCTGCCCTCGGCCGGCTGGCAGCAGTCACCGCGGCAGGAGGCCGTGGATCAGCTCGGCCGCGCGTTCGTCCCGGAGGGGGCCGCAGCGGGCACGCCGCTGCGGCCGTCGTCGGCTCGTCGGACGACAGCCGCGCGTGGCGCTGCTCCGGACATCGGCCGGTGA
- a CDS encoding helix-turn-helix transcriptional regulator — translation MTVTMINRPTGFQQVPAHTGLAELLAAAGDEVIAMSTLTPAGPTFGPREVKHGVRYRTIFPDHARTTPTVGRHLGALSMAGVAVRTIPHVPMNALVIDGSVAVLPADTAHGSVAVLRLTSVVVTALELFERIWPDAVPLADRDLPDETDLSLREQEMLRLLALGATDEVAAAHLDISVRTVRRMVAQIMNRLGARSRFQAGVKAADRGWLLDRAS, via the coding sequence ATGACCGTCACCATGATCAACCGCCCGACCGGTTTCCAGCAGGTTCCCGCCCACACCGGCCTCGCCGAGTTGCTCGCCGCCGCGGGGGACGAGGTGATCGCGATGAGCACGCTCACCCCGGCCGGTCCGACGTTCGGGCCGCGCGAGGTCAAGCACGGCGTGCGGTACCGGACGATCTTCCCGGACCACGCGCGGACCACGCCGACCGTCGGCCGGCACCTCGGCGCGCTGTCGATGGCCGGCGTCGCCGTCCGGACCATCCCGCACGTGCCGATGAACGCGCTCGTCATCGACGGCTCGGTCGCCGTACTCCCCGCCGACACCGCGCACGGGAGCGTCGCCGTCCTGCGGCTGACGAGCGTCGTGGTGACCGCGCTGGAGTTGTTCGAGCGGATCTGGCCGGACGCCGTACCGCTGGCCGACCGGGACCTGCCGGACGAGACCGACCTGTCGCTCCGGGAGCAGGAGATGCTGCGGCTGCTCGCCCTCGGCGCGACCGACGAGGTCGCCGCCGCACATCTCGACATCTCGGTCCGGACCGTCCGGCGCATGGTCGCGCAGATCATGAACCGGCTCGGCGCCCGCAGCCGCTTCCAGGCCGGCGTCAAGGCCGCCGACCGCGGCTGGCTCCTGGACCGCGCGTCATGA
- a CDS encoding AAA family ATPase, with product MAADRPGAYRTIGSALLEAPDGAAVAIAAGTYAETLELTGRSVTLRAEDGADVVLDGSGADWPTIRAVDGSLTLRGLQLRATDGIALSVDRTALTVEDCTITGGTRPAISVHASAAFGIERCTVSGAETGIVVEGAGGQILNTTVRDIAGDGIVVALGADPLIRGCTVTGCGGRGVYVYQYSRPELVDVEVGQAGAEGIGVAHGSTPVVRRPSVHDTRGPAITFAPGCSGTVEGLRASNTAEPALSIAAGSTVEVIEESAAAAENGPVDELLGELDAMVGLPGVKAEVRALVDEIQVNEWRRSAGLSVGAVSHHLIFAGAPGTGKTTVARLYGKLLKALGALPDGGFVEVSRRDLVGQYIGHTAEKTAQVFEKALGGVLFIDEAYTLSRAAGNGDFGQEAIDALVKLMEDHRDEIAIIVAGYTAEMDDFLAANPGLASRFSKTVEFENYTAAELLLITDRMVAGGDYLLDPAAGEPLTSYFDRIAGTPNFGNAREARRLVEAMRKAQSQRLRTLGRRPTLEELRSLLPTDVTTAAG from the coding sequence GTGGCGGCCGATCGTCCCGGCGCGTACCGCACCATCGGCTCCGCTCTTCTCGAGGCGCCGGACGGGGCCGCGGTCGCGATCGCCGCCGGGACGTACGCCGAGACGCTCGAACTCACCGGGCGTTCGGTGACGTTGCGGGCCGAGGACGGCGCGGACGTCGTACTGGACGGCTCGGGAGCCGACTGGCCGACGATCCGCGCCGTCGACGGGTCGCTGACCCTGCGCGGCCTGCAGCTGCGCGCGACCGACGGGATCGCGTTGTCGGTCGACCGCACGGCGCTGACCGTCGAGGACTGCACGATCACCGGCGGGACGCGGCCGGCGATCAGCGTGCACGCGAGCGCGGCGTTCGGCATCGAGCGCTGCACGGTGAGCGGCGCGGAGACCGGGATCGTGGTCGAGGGCGCCGGCGGGCAGATCCTGAACACGACCGTCCGCGACATCGCCGGCGACGGGATCGTCGTCGCGCTGGGCGCCGATCCGCTGATCCGCGGCTGCACGGTCACCGGCTGCGGCGGGCGCGGCGTCTACGTCTACCAGTACAGCCGCCCGGAGCTCGTGGACGTCGAGGTCGGGCAAGCCGGCGCGGAAGGCATCGGGGTCGCCCACGGCAGTACGCCGGTGGTCCGGCGGCCGAGTGTGCACGACACGCGCGGCCCGGCGATCACCTTCGCGCCCGGCTGCTCGGGGACAGTCGAGGGACTGCGCGCGTCGAACACCGCCGAGCCCGCGTTGTCGATCGCGGCCGGCAGCACGGTGGAGGTGATCGAGGAGAGTGCGGCGGCCGCGGAGAACGGCCCGGTGGACGAACTGCTCGGCGAACTGGACGCGATGGTGGGGCTGCCCGGGGTGAAGGCCGAAGTACGGGCGCTGGTCGACGAGATCCAGGTGAACGAGTGGCGCCGGTCCGCGGGCCTGTCGGTCGGCGCGGTCAGCCACCACCTGATCTTCGCCGGGGCGCCGGGGACCGGGAAGACCACGGTCGCGCGGCTGTACGGGAAGCTGCTGAAGGCGCTCGGCGCGCTGCCGGACGGCGGGTTCGTCGAGGTGTCGCGGCGGGACCTCGTCGGTCAGTACATCGGGCACACCGCGGAGAAGACCGCGCAGGTCTTCGAGAAGGCGCTCGGCGGGGTGCTGTTCATCGACGAGGCGTACACGCTGTCCCGGGCCGCCGGGAACGGCGACTTCGGGCAGGAGGCGATCGACGCGCTGGTGAAGCTGATGGAGGACCACCGCGACGAGATCGCGATCATCGTCGCCGGCTACACCGCCGAGATGGACGACTTCCTCGCCGCCAACCCCGGTCTGGCGTCGCGCTTCTCCAAGACGGTCGAGTTCGAGAACTACACCGCCGCCGAACTCCTGCTGATCACGGACCGGATGGTTGCCGGCGGCGACTACCTCCTGGACCCCGCCGCCGGCGAACCCCTCACCTCGTACTTCGACCGGATCGCCGGCACGCCCAACTTCGGCAATGCCCGCGAGGCCCGCCGCCTGGTGGAAGCCATGCGCAAAGCCCAGTCCCAACGCCTTCGCACTCTGGGCCGCCGCCCCACCCTGGAAGAACTCCGCTCCCTCCTCCCCACCGACGTCACCACCGCCGCCGGCTGA